The following are from one region of the Bacteroidales bacterium genome:
- a CDS encoding AsmA family protein: MRKIIKKALRILMWAILTCIVLLVALFFLVQNSRIQTFLAQKAASYLSRELETRVYIEKLKIVFPLDIDIKNFGIDDRRGATILRTEKLQLSLTSLSRRDHNINIGRVAFENPEINLLTYEGDSLTNYQFIINYFASGEPDTTISAPWSFSLRNASISNASFAMHNFNFEPEPDFLDFNHLQLQGLHLVLSDLQYFNDTLNVQLHHLSANEHSGIVLNRLRADLSLTPEGIFTKNLVIQTPNSDLLLDLAFLFNDFSAFSYFTDSVTIHADIYHSELDLSDLAGFVPELAGMDSKVAFEGQVRGEVNSLRLKDFALSYGSFTSFRGNINMDGLPNIEETFIHLNAKKLTTHYTDLQTLKLPSQNGPRFLALPEEVKQLGHVIIKGRFTGFYTDFVSDGSFSTNLGTLTTDISLKYNFDNRKIVYAGQVDTRQFNLGRFLDKEEILGFINMKATVDGHGQFPSTFNAKFTADVFSFDFMGNNIDSLIVTGELLEKKFNGNLAIRDELLSLDFLGLFDLNHDPPVFNFSAVLNDAYLAQLNLIERDSSARLSTKVELDFTGNNLDNLQGHILINETRYYEKGEMISIDTFDLNALPVNAGKRVLALRSDYMDADIEGNFNYSEIYPAFRNILRFYLPSFEEDETLADTEVPEQSFTYYVTLKNTQDISQLFLPDVVVNTNAIIEGRFNSSENIVGIAAKAGDISLYGTTLKDWKLTMNATSQNLYVRTGAGRLQVIDSENGETPEIGLDNLLIDANFAGDSIVYNIAWRDPDDPQANSGDLSGFFTFVNNPQLELRITESAFTVNSTSW, from the coding sequence ATGCGCAAAATTATCAAAAAAGCACTTAGGATATTGATGTGGGCAATTCTCACATGCATAGTTCTCCTGGTGGCTTTATTCTTTCTCGTACAAAACAGCCGCATTCAGACGTTTTTGGCGCAAAAAGCCGCATCCTATCTCAGCCGCGAACTAGAAACCAGGGTTTACATCGAAAAGCTTAAGATTGTTTTTCCGCTTGATATTGATATTAAGAACTTTGGCATTGACGATAGGCGAGGCGCCACCATATTGCGAACCGAAAAACTGCAATTGAGCCTCACCAGCCTGAGCCGCAGGGATCATAACATTAACATCGGCCGGGTCGCATTTGAAAATCCGGAAATCAACCTGCTTACTTACGAAGGTGATTCGTTGACGAACTACCAGTTTATTATTAATTACTTTGCCAGTGGTGAACCAGATACAACGATTTCAGCACCCTGGTCATTCAGTCTGCGTAATGCAAGCATCTCAAATGCTTCATTTGCGATGCACAATTTTAATTTTGAACCCGAACCTGATTTTTTAGATTTCAATCATTTGCAACTGCAAGGACTTCATCTCGTACTGAGCGACCTGCAATATTTCAATGACACCCTGAACGTTCAGTTACATCACCTCAGCGCAAACGAACACAGTGGCATTGTTTTGAACCGCTTACGTGCCGACCTTTCGCTGACTCCTGAAGGAATATTTACCAAAAATCTGGTCATACAGACTCCCAACTCTGATTTACTTCTCGATCTAGCATTTCTGTTTAATGATTTTTCAGCTTTCTCCTATTTTACCGATAGCGTTACAATTCATGCCGACATCTACCATTCAGAGCTGGACCTTTCTGATCTTGCCGGCTTCGTACCTGAACTTGCTGGGATGGACAGTAAGGTTGCGTTTGAAGGCCAGGTTAGGGGTGAAGTTAATAGTTTGAGGTTAAAGGATTTTGCATTGAGTTACGGCAGTTTTACTTCTTTCAGGGGAAACATTAACATGGACGGGCTTCCCAATATTGAAGAAACATTCATTCACCTGAACGCAAAGAAGCTTACCACACATTACACCGACCTGCAAACCCTGAAACTCCCTTCCCAAAACGGTCCAAGATTTCTTGCCTTGCCCGAGGAAGTGAAGCAACTTGGACATGTGATTATTAAAGGGAGATTTACCGGATTTTATACAGATTTTGTTTCTGATGGAAGCTTCAGCACCAACCTGGGAACACTAACAACAGATATTTCACTCAAATATAATTTTGATAACCGGAAGATTGTGTATGCAGGCCAGGTTGACACTCGGCAATTCAACCTGGGTCGTTTTCTTGATAAGGAGGAAATCCTCGGCTTCATAAACATGAAAGCAACTGTGGATGGCCACGGGCAATTCCCCTCCACCTTTAATGCGAAGTTTACTGCCGATGTTTTTTCCTTTGATTTTATGGGAAATAATATTGATTCACTGATTGTAACCGGAGAATTGCTTGAGAAAAAATTTAATGGCAACCTTGCAATTCGCGATGAACTTCTTAGCCTCGATTTCCTTGGGCTGTTCGACCTCAATCATGATCCGCCTGTATTCAATTTTAGCGCAGTGTTGAATGATGCTTATCTCGCCCAACTGAATTTGATTGAACGGGATAGCAGCGCGCGCTTGTCAACAAAAGTTGAACTTGATTTCACCGGAAATAATCTTGACAACCTGCAAGGACATATTCTGATCAATGAAACACGCTACTACGAAAAGGGTGAGATGATCAGTATAGATACCTTCGATTTGAATGCACTCCCTGTCAATGCTGGTAAGAGAGTTCTTGCCTTGCGATCCGATTATATGGATGCAGATATTGAAGGTAATTTCAATTACAGCGAGATTTATCCTGCTTTCCGGAACATACTGCGTTTTTACCTGCCTTCATTTGAGGAAGATGAAACTCTTGCCGATACAGAGGTTCCTGAGCAATCGTTCACATATTATGTAACATTGAAGAACACCCAGGATATCAGTCAATTATTCCTGCCTGATGTTGTGGTGAATACCAATGCGATCATCGAAGGCCGGTTCAACTCAAGTGAAAATATCGTAGGTATTGCAGCCAAAGCTGGCGATATTTCATTGTATGGAACCACATTAAAGGATTGGAAACTGACAATGAACGCCACAAGCCAAAATCTCTACGTCAGAACCGGCGCCGGACGATTGCAGGTAATTGACTCTGAAAATGGTGAAACGCCTGAAATAGGTCTTGATAATCTGTTGATAGATGCAAATTTTGCAGGCGATTCAATTGTTTACAATATTGCATGGCGCGATCCTGATGATCCTCAGGCCAATTCCGGCGATCTGAGTGGATTCTTCACTTTTGTGAATAACCCGCAGCTGGAATTGCGGATTACGGAATCAGCGTTCACAGTCAACTCAACATCATGGT
- the tsaD gene encoding tRNA (adenosine(37)-N6)-threonylcarbamoyltransferase complex transferase subunit TsaD, whose amino-acid sequence MTTYILGIESSCDDTSAAVLADTKILANVIANQSVHKNFGGVVPELASRAHQQNIIPVVETAILTAKIQKNDIHAVAFTRGPGLLGSLLVGVSFAKSFTQALQIPLIEVDHMQAHILAHFIQDESGQKPTPKFPFLCLTVSGGHTQIVLVEDYFRMKIIGQTIDDAAGEAFDKTAKIMGLPYPGGPVIDKLAKEGDVKAFHFPKPKISGLDYSFSGLKTSILYFLRDQLKKDPDFIENNKANLAASVQDIIIEILIDKLIKAAEQTGISEIAIAGGVSANSGLRNKMLELHASKGWNVYLPEFQYSTDNAAMIAIAGYYKFLEKDFSGLDVAPYSRSLQK is encoded by the coding sequence ATGACAACTTATATACTCGGAATTGAATCTTCGTGCGACGATACATCAGCAGCCGTGCTTGCTGATACCAAAATTCTTGCCAACGTCATTGCCAATCAGTCGGTTCATAAAAACTTTGGAGGTGTCGTTCCCGAACTTGCCAGCCGCGCCCATCAGCAGAATATCATTCCCGTTGTTGAAACTGCTATACTAACGGCAAAAATACAGAAAAATGATATCCATGCCGTGGCATTTACGCGTGGGCCGGGATTGCTGGGTTCGCTGCTGGTTGGCGTTTCATTTGCCAAATCGTTCACTCAGGCGCTACAGATACCGCTGATTGAGGTGGATCACATGCAGGCACATATACTTGCGCATTTTATCCAGGATGAAAGCGGGCAAAAACCTACTCCCAAATTCCCTTTTCTTTGCCTGACCGTATCGGGCGGACATACCCAGATTGTGCTGGTTGAGGATTATTTCCGCATGAAAATTATTGGCCAGACCATTGACGATGCCGCCGGTGAAGCTTTTGATAAAACAGCTAAAATCATGGGCTTGCCTTATCCGGGCGGACCTGTGATTGATAAACTGGCGAAGGAAGGAGATGTAAAAGCTTTTCACTTTCCGAAACCTAAAATATCGGGTCTTGATTATAGTTTTAGCGGGCTAAAAACTTCTATCCTGTATTTTCTGCGTGATCAGCTTAAAAAAGATCCTGATTTTATTGAGAACAATAAGGCCAACCTTGCGGCATCGGTTCAGGATATTATCATTGAAATATTAATTGACAAGCTGATTAAAGCCGCTGAACAAACTGGCATCAGTGAGATTGCTATTGCAGGTGGCGTTTCAGCAAATTCGGGACTAAGGAATAAAATGCTGGAATTGCATGCCAGCAAAGGCTGGAATGTTTATTTGCCAGAGTTTCAATACAGCACTGATAATGCCGCCATGATCGCCATAGCAGGTTATTACAAATTTCTAGAAAAGGATTTTAGCGGACTGGATGTAGCGCCATATTCAAGGAGTTTACAGAAATAG